The proteins below are encoded in one region of Terriglobales bacterium:
- the mraY gene encoding phospho-N-acetylmuramoyl-pentapeptide-transferase yields MLYWLLYEKIFHLGFTPFRLFRFLTFRTAFASLTALFMALIVGPAVIRRLREFQIGQFIREEGPKAHQKKAGTPTMGGVLIVISILAPTILWADLRNRYVWIAVLSTLAFAGIGFADDYQKVVHRRNLGLTGRTKLLLQFLTAFVIAVVLMLFTARGEYSTHLIVPFFKQFRPDLVINALEHGYLYALAFLPFIAFVSLIIVGSSNAVNLTDGLDGLAIGCTVIAAGALTVLTYVSGHAVFADYLELSRMPQVGELTIFCGAMVGAAIGFLWYNAHPAEIFMGDVGSLALGGAIGTVAVIIKQELLLPFIGGIFVIEALSVILQVASYKLRKKRIFKMAPLHHHFELLGWSESKIIVRFWIASLVFALFALTTLKLR; encoded by the coding sequence TTGCTCTACTGGCTGCTCTACGAAAAGATTTTCCACCTCGGCTTCACTCCTTTTCGGCTCTTCCGATTTCTTACGTTCCGCACCGCGTTTGCTTCGCTGACGGCGTTGTTCATGGCGCTCATCGTGGGCCCGGCGGTCATCCGCCGGCTGCGTGAGTTCCAGATCGGCCAGTTCATCCGCGAAGAAGGTCCGAAAGCGCACCAGAAGAAAGCCGGCACGCCGACGATGGGCGGCGTGCTCATTGTGATCTCGATCCTGGCGCCGACCATCCTGTGGGCCGACCTGCGCAATCGCTACGTCTGGATCGCGGTGCTTTCCACGCTGGCATTCGCCGGAATCGGCTTTGCCGACGACTACCAGAAAGTCGTGCACCGGCGGAACCTCGGCCTGACCGGACGCACCAAGCTGCTGCTGCAGTTTCTGACGGCGTTCGTGATCGCCGTGGTGCTCATGCTGTTCACCGCGCGCGGCGAATATTCCACGCACCTGATCGTGCCGTTCTTCAAACAGTTCCGGCCTGACCTGGTCATCAACGCGCTCGAACACGGCTATCTGTACGCGCTGGCATTTCTGCCGTTCATCGCGTTCGTGTCGCTGATCATCGTTGGCTCATCGAACGCGGTGAACCTGACGGACGGGCTGGACGGACTGGCGATCGGCTGCACGGTCATCGCCGCGGGCGCGCTGACGGTGCTGACGTACGTGAGCGGGCACGCCGTGTTCGCCGACTACCTGGAACTCTCGCGCATGCCGCAAGTGGGCGAGTTAACCATCTTCTGCGGCGCGATGGTGGGGGCGGCCATCGGGTTCCTCTGGTACAACGCGCACCCGGCAGAAATCTTCATGGGCGACGTGGGCTCGCTCGCCCTGGGCGGCGCCATCGGCACGGTGGCGGTGATCATCAAGCAGGAGCTGCTGCTGCCGTTTATTGGGGGGATTTTCGTGATCGAAGCGCTGTCGGTGATCCTGCAAGTGGCGTCGTACAAGCTGCGCAAGAAGCGGATTTTCAAGATGGCGCCGCTGCACCATCACTTCGAGCTGCTGGGCTGGAGCGAGTCGAAGATCATCGTGCGCTTCTGGATCGCCTCGCTGGTGTTCGCGCTGTTCGCGCTGACGACGCTGAAGCTGCGTTGA
- the murF gene encoding UDP-N-acetylmuramoyl-tripeptide--D-alanyl-D-alanine ligase: MKLPLWRVADLTSAEGEFIGEAIAEGYSIDSRTVRPGELFVAIKGERFDGHDFVEQALGAGAVAAVIQKGHAARFAERGKLLLVSDTLAALQCLGAGVRRIWGRPVIAVTGSAGKTTTKEAIAHVLASRFRVLKSEGNLNNHFGLPLQLLRLEPEHELAVMELGMSHAGEITALAKLAQPNAGVVTNVGPVHLEFFNSVGDIARAKYELIESLPPNGTAVLNADDEYVSQFGRDFKGRVTTFGIHRPADVRAENVIVRGGSGSEFSLVAGGCTEPVRLPLVGEHNIYNALAAAAVGMDRGLTPSEAAGRLATLAPAEKRGEVLELSGATVLNDCYNSNPKALAAMVDALAAVAAKRRIAVAGEMLELGPEGPSLHRAAGEHMAGQKLDFVLGVRGMAREIVDAARAAGVAAEFVDTPEQAGAWLAANVRPGDAVLLKASRGVKLEKALDAWRAAQGKSTTRR, from the coding sequence GTGAAGCTGCCGCTCTGGCGCGTGGCCGACCTCACCTCGGCGGAAGGCGAGTTCATCGGCGAAGCTATAGCTGAGGGCTATTCGATTGACTCGCGCACCGTCCGCCCGGGCGAGCTGTTCGTCGCGATCAAGGGCGAACGTTTCGATGGCCACGACTTCGTGGAACAGGCGCTCGGAGCGGGCGCGGTTGCCGCCGTGATTCAAAAAGGCCACGCGGCCCGCTTTGCCGAGCGCGGGAAGCTGCTGCTCGTCTCCGACACGCTCGCCGCTTTGCAGTGCCTGGGCGCGGGCGTGCGCCGCATCTGGGGAAGGCCCGTCATCGCCGTTACCGGCTCGGCAGGGAAGACCACAACGAAAGAAGCGATCGCGCACGTGCTCGCGTCGCGCTTCCGCGTGCTCAAGTCGGAAGGAAATCTGAACAATCACTTCGGACTGCCGCTGCAACTGCTGCGGCTGGAGCCGGAGCACGAGCTGGCGGTGATGGAGCTTGGCATGTCGCACGCCGGCGAGATCACCGCGCTGGCCAAGTTGGCGCAGCCGAATGCGGGCGTTGTGACCAACGTGGGGCCCGTGCACCTGGAGTTTTTCAATTCGGTCGGCGACATCGCGCGCGCCAAGTACGAGCTGATCGAATCGCTGCCGCCGAATGGCACGGCCGTGCTCAACGCCGACGACGAGTACGTTTCCCAATTCGGCCGCGACTTCAAGGGCCGGGTCACGACGTTTGGCATTCATAGGCCGGCGGACGTTCGCGCCGAGAACGTCATTGTGCGCGGCGGCAGCGGATCGGAGTTCAGCCTGGTGGCCGGCGGATGCACCGAGCCGGTGCGCCTCCCGCTGGTGGGCGAGCACAACATCTACAACGCGCTGGCAGCGGCCGCGGTGGGCATGGACCGCGGGCTGACGCCTTCGGAGGCCGCCGGCCGGCTGGCCACGCTCGCGCCCGCAGAAAAACGCGGGGAGGTGCTGGAGTTGTCAGGGGCCACGGTCTTGAACGATTGCTACAATTCAAATCCGAAAGCGCTGGCAGCCATGGTGGACGCGCTCGCCGCCGTCGCGGCCAAGCGGCGCATCGCGGTGGCGGGCGAAATGCTCGAGCTTGGGCCGGAGGGTCCGAGCCTGCATCGGGCGGCGGGCGAGCACATGGCGGGGCAAAAGCTCGACTTCGTGCTCGGCGTGCGCGGTATGGCGCGCGAGATCGTGGATGCGGCCAGGGCGGCGGGCGTGGCGGCCGAGTTCGTGGACACGCCGGAGCAGGCGGGCGCGTGGCTGGCAGCCAACGTGAGGCCGGGCGACGCGGTGCTGCTGAAGGCGTCGCGCGGTGTCAAATTAGAGAAGGCGCTTGACGCGTGGCGAGCGGCGCAGGGAAAGAGTACGACCCGACGTTAG
- a CDS encoding UDP-N-acetylmuramoyl-L-alanyl-D-glutamate--2,6-diaminopimelate ligase: MRFLELLGEAAAKSAVAGPNPEITGLEHDSRRVRPGNVFVAMRGETTDGNRYIDAAVANGAAAVVTDSAQTPPREGVGWARVEHGRRALAEMGARLYGSPARKLALNGITGTNGKTTTTFLLESILKAAGRGSVLIGTIEYHVAGEVFAAPHTTPESLEINRMLDKGLRSGATEAVMEVSSHALAQGRVWGMPFHVAVFTNLTRDHLDYHTDLEQYFLAKRALFEGTGTEPPVHAVVNTDDPYGARLVGFARERGSKVHSYGLFSGDFRAVQLQLSPRSTRFDLVAPGGGVRIESALIGRVNVFNIVAAAAAAFARGCTPEQIQAGVAALERVPGRFERVDLGQPFTVVVDYAHTDDALKNLLTVARDFIGRMAHSGRVITVFGCGGDRDRAKRPLMGHAAGAGSDLVIVTSDNPRSEDPMAIIDEAVPGVQRSGVKYKVEPDRRAAIRLAIAEAKPGDIVLLAGKGHEKVQVTRAGTAPFDDVTEAREALEALGHGAAAPARSQS; this comes from the coding sequence ATGAGATTCCTTGAGTTGTTGGGCGAGGCGGCGGCGAAGTCTGCCGTAGCCGGACCCAATCCCGAGATCACCGGGCTGGAACACGATTCGCGGCGCGTGCGCCCGGGCAACGTGTTTGTCGCCATGCGCGGCGAGACGACCGACGGCAACCGCTACATTGACGCGGCCGTCGCGAACGGGGCTGCCGCGGTGGTGACCGATTCGGCGCAGACGCCGCCGCGCGAGGGAGTGGGCTGGGCGCGCGTGGAGCACGGACGCCGCGCGCTGGCGGAGATGGGCGCGCGGCTTTACGGCAGTCCGGCGCGCAAGCTGGCGCTGAACGGAATCACCGGAACGAACGGCAAGACCACGACCACGTTCCTGCTGGAATCCATTCTGAAAGCGGCGGGGCGCGGGTCGGTGCTGATCGGCACCATCGAGTATCACGTGGCGGGCGAAGTCTTCGCCGCGCCGCATACTACGCCCGAGTCGCTGGAAATCAACCGCATGCTCGACAAGGGCCTGCGCTCGGGCGCGACGGAAGCGGTGATGGAAGTATCGTCGCATGCGCTGGCGCAGGGGCGGGTGTGGGGCATGCCGTTTCATGTCGCGGTGTTCACCAATCTCACGCGCGACCACCTCGACTATCACACCGATCTCGAACAGTACTTCCTGGCCAAGCGCGCACTGTTCGAGGGGACGGGAACGGAGCCGCCGGTGCACGCCGTGGTCAATACCGACGATCCCTACGGCGCGCGGCTGGTGGGTTTTGCCCGCGAGCGCGGCTCCAAGGTCCATAGCTATGGGCTATTCAGCGGTGACTTCCGCGCGGTGCAGCTTCAGCTTTCACCGCGCAGTACGCGATTTGATCTCGTCGCTCCCGGCGGCGGCGTGCGCATTGAGTCGGCGCTCATCGGGCGGGTGAACGTGTTCAACATCGTGGCAGCGGCGGCGGCGGCGTTTGCGCGCGGCTGCACGCCGGAGCAGATCCAGGCGGGCGTGGCTGCGCTGGAGCGTGTTCCGGGGCGCTTCGAGCGGGTTGACCTGGGCCAGCCGTTCACGGTGGTGGTTGACTACGCCCACACCGACGACGCGCTCAAGAACCTGCTCACGGTGGCGCGCGATTTCATTGGACGCATGGCGCACTCGGGCCGGGTGATCACCGTGTTCGGGTGCGGGGGCGACCGCGACCGCGCCAAGCGCCCGCTCATGGGGCACGCTGCCGGCGCGGGCAGCGACCTGGTGATCGTGACCAGCGACAACCCGCGCAGCGAAGACCCGATGGCGATCATTGACGAGGCGGTGCCCGGCGTGCAGCGCTCCGGTGTCAAATATAAGGTGGAGCCGGACCGGCGCGCCGCGATCCGGCTGGCGATTGCGGAGGCCAAGCCGGGCGACATCGTGCTGCTGGCAGGCAAGGGCCACGAAAAAGTGCAGGTAACGCGCGCCGGTACGGCGCCGTTTGACGACGTGACGGAGGCGCGCGAGGCGCTGGAGGCGCTCGGCCACGGCGCCGCCGCGCCGGCGCGGAGCCAATCGTGA
- a CDS encoding MFS transporter — protein MERASSLPASLRSFAPTLFLLALSVLINYVDRGNLSLAAPLLKDELRISASQLGILLSAFFWTYTLMHLVSGWLVDRFDATLVIAAGFLAWTLATAATGLVQGFAMLMVMRFALGVGESVAFPACSKILAQHVPESFRGLANAIVIAGMKCGPAVGTFVAGSLMAWYGWRPVFVWIGLAGLLWLPAWMRWRPRRPVFGGTPLRIRTIDILRQGSFWGVSAGQFAANYALYLLVTWLPFYLVHERGLTMQVMARTAALLYLTDAAAAIITGFTTDFFIARGNSPTLVRKAAIATGHITAAMALVLAGIAGDQTYMALLAVAAIGCGITSSGLYAFSQALAGPQVAGRWTGLQNGLANFAGVVGPALTGFVVDWTGRFQTAFVITAVVSVLGAACWVFGVGKLEQVAWVETLQARGVAPAR, from the coding sequence TTGGAGCGCGCATCGTCACTCCCGGCCAGCCTGCGCTCCTTTGCGCCCACCCTGTTCCTGCTGGCGCTCTCGGTCCTCATTAATTATGTGGACCGCGGCAACCTCTCGCTCGCCGCGCCGCTGCTCAAAGACGAGCTGCGTATCTCCGCCTCTCAGCTCGGCATCCTGCTCTCCGCGTTTTTCTGGACCTACACGCTCATGCACCTGGTGAGCGGCTGGCTCGTGGACCGTTTCGACGCCACGCTCGTCATCGCCGCCGGGTTCCTTGCCTGGACGCTGGCCACCGCTGCCACCGGCCTGGTCCAGGGCTTCGCCATGCTGATGGTCATGCGCTTCGCGCTCGGCGTGGGCGAATCGGTGGCATTCCCGGCCTGCTCCAAGATCCTCGCGCAGCATGTCCCGGAGTCTTTTCGCGGACTGGCCAACGCGATTGTGATCGCGGGCATGAAGTGTGGCCCGGCCGTGGGCACGTTCGTCGCCGGATCGCTCATGGCCTGGTATGGATGGCGCCCTGTCTTCGTGTGGATAGGCCTCGCCGGCCTGCTCTGGCTGCCCGCCTGGATGCGCTGGCGTCCCCGTCGCCCCGTGTTTGGCGGCACGCCGCTGCGGATTCGCACCATCGACATTTTGCGCCAGGGCTCCTTCTGGGGCGTTTCCGCCGGTCAGTTCGCCGCCAACTACGCGCTTTATCTGCTGGTCACGTGGCTGCCGTTTTACCTGGTGCACGAACGCGGGCTCACCATGCAGGTGATGGCGCGCACCGCCGCTCTTCTTTACCTCACCGACGCCGCAGCCGCGATCATCACCGGATTCACGACCGACTTCTTCATCGCGCGCGGTAACTCGCCCACCCTGGTGCGCAAGGCCGCCATCGCTACCGGCCACATTACAGCCGCGATGGCTCTGGTCCTCGCCGGCATCGCCGGCGACCAAACCTATATGGCCTTGCTCGCGGTCGCGGCGATCGGATGCGGCATCACCAGCTCCGGCCTCTACGCCTTTTCGCAGGCGCTCGCCGGACCGCAGGTGGCCGGCCGCTGGACGGGCCTGCAGAACGGCCTCGCCAATTTCGCCGGCGTTGTCGGGCCGGCCCTGACCGGCTTCGTGGTTGACTGGACGGGACGCTTCCAGACCGCGTTCGTGATCACCGCAGTTGTTTCCGTGCTCGGCGCAGCCTGCTGGGTCTTCGGCGTCGGCAAGCTGGAACAGGTCGCCTGGGTGGAAACTCTGCAAGCACGAGGCGTTGCCCCGGCCCGCTGA
- a CDS encoding penicillin-binding protein yields MTTPNKDTARKRLYIFGAAVGFWAVAISLRLAQLQVVEYGDFQQRAARQQLRTVEVAARRGVVFDRAGHELAMSVMVDSVFAVPSEIPDPESTAALLGKIVGQDSSDILARMKSSRAFAWVARKLDPPTADRVRALNLRGIYFTKEPKRFYPKRELAAQVVGYVGMDDEGLGGIERAFDAQLRGEQGKMLIQRDARGRWFGRVEHQPEPGQNLTLTIDEKIQYIAERELDRAMRETRSEAGTVIVQNPRNGEILALANRPTFNPNNFRGISPAQMKNRAVSDIYEPGSTFKIVTIAAALEEKLTRPDEVVDCQMGSIVIGGLRIRDHKAYGNLTIEQVIANSSDVGAIKIGLRLGNERFDQYIRAFGFGSQTGIELPGETRGMTKPVTRWSKVSIGAISMGQEIGVSAVQLAALISTIANNGVWTPPHILLNGRPPAAQPASANAPAVVAPAAYKPPTERRVISPETAAKMRRMLEAVVQYGTGPKAQLEGYSAAGKTGTAQKVDPATGAYSKTKYVASFGGYAPASDPAVTIVVILDSASGLHQGGQIAAPVFARIAQDVLAYMNVQHDLDLRAPRQSTLRARVRDADLEESSPDRLSASLDFGGQGDDDDASVQSKLAQPVAAPAAPARLVAASFKPEKARPQPARNTEPLEPKLTPAQIKAADTGTVVLDVEGGTVVPQFVGKPLRQVIELAQAEGLEVDALGSGVAREQSPPAGSRIPAGAHVAVRFGR; encoded by the coding sequence ATGACCACTCCGAACAAAGACACAGCCCGCAAGCGGCTCTACATTTTTGGCGCAGCCGTTGGGTTCTGGGCGGTGGCGATATCGCTGCGGCTGGCGCAGTTGCAGGTGGTTGAGTACGGCGACTTCCAGCAGCGGGCCGCGCGCCAGCAATTGCGGACGGTGGAAGTCGCGGCGCGGCGCGGCGTTGTCTTCGATCGCGCCGGGCACGAGCTGGCCATGTCGGTGATGGTGGACTCGGTGTTCGCCGTCCCGAGCGAAATTCCCGACCCGGAAAGCACCGCCGCCCTGCTGGGCAAGATCGTGGGCCAGGATTCGAGCGACATCCTGGCGCGCATGAAGTCGTCGCGCGCCTTCGCCTGGGTGGCGCGCAAGCTCGATCCGCCGACGGCCGACCGCGTGCGCGCGCTGAACCTGCGCGGGATCTACTTCACGAAGGAACCGAAGCGGTTTTATCCCAAGCGCGAGCTGGCGGCGCAGGTGGTGGGCTACGTGGGCATGGATGACGAAGGCCTGGGCGGGATCGAGCGCGCCTTCGACGCGCAGCTCCGCGGCGAACAGGGCAAGATGCTCATCCAGCGCGACGCCCGTGGACGCTGGTTCGGCCGCGTGGAGCATCAGCCCGAACCCGGCCAGAACCTGACGCTCACCATCGACGAAAAGATCCAGTACATCGCGGAGCGGGAACTGGACCGCGCCATGCGCGAGACGCGCTCGGAGGCCGGCACGGTCATCGTGCAGAACCCGCGCAACGGCGAAATCCTGGCGCTGGCGAACCGGCCCACGTTCAATCCGAATAATTTCCGCGGCATCTCGCCGGCGCAGATGAAGAACCGCGCGGTGAGCGACATCTACGAGCCCGGCTCGACGTTCAAGATCGTGACCATCGCGGCGGCGCTGGAAGAGAAGCTGACGCGGCCCGACGAAGTGGTGGACTGCCAGATGGGGTCCATTGTCATTGGTGGATTGCGCATCCGCGACCACAAGGCGTACGGCAATCTCACCATCGAGCAGGTGATCGCCAATTCCAGCGACGTGGGCGCGATCAAGATCGGGCTGCGGCTGGGCAACGAGCGCTTTGACCAGTACATTCGCGCCTTCGGATTCGGCTCGCAGACCGGCATCGAATTGCCGGGCGAAACGCGCGGAATGACGAAGCCGGTGACCCGCTGGTCGAAAGTTTCCATCGGCGCGATTTCGATGGGTCAGGAGATTGGCGTGTCGGCGGTTCAGCTGGCGGCGCTGATTTCGACGATTGCCAACAACGGGGTGTGGACGCCGCCGCACATCCTGCTGAACGGACGTCCGCCGGCGGCGCAGCCGGCGTCGGCGAACGCGCCCGCCGTGGTCGCGCCCGCCGCGTACAAGCCGCCGACGGAGCGGCGAGTGATCTCGCCGGAGACGGCGGCAAAAATGCGCCGCATGCTGGAGGCGGTGGTGCAGTACGGCACCGGGCCCAAGGCGCAGCTCGAGGGCTACAGCGCGGCGGGCAAAACGGGCACGGCGCAGAAGGTTGATCCGGCCACCGGCGCTTATTCCAAGACCAAATACGTGGCGTCGTTCGGCGGCTATGCGCCGGCGAGCGATCCGGCGGTGACAATCGTGGTGATCCTCGACTCCGCCAGCGGCCTGCACCAGGGCGGACAGATTGCCGCGCCGGTGTTCGCGCGCATCGCGCAGGACGTGCTCGCCTACATGAATGTGCAACACGATCTCGATTTGCGCGCGCCGAGACAGAGTACCCTGCGCGCCCGCGTACGCGACGCCGACCTGGAGGAGAGCTCGCCGGACCGGCTGTCGGCGTCGCTCGATTTCGGCGGGCAGGGCGATGACGACGACGCGTCGGTGCAGTCGAAGCTGGCGCAACCGGTCGCGGCGCCGGCCGCGCCGGCCAGGCTGGTGGCGGCGTCGTTCAAGCCGGAGAAGGCGCGTCCGCAGCCGGCGCGCAACACGGAGCCGCTCGAACCCAAGCTCACGCCGGCCCAGATCAAGGCCGCGGACACCGGCACGGTGGTGCTCGACGTTGAGGGCGGGACGGTGGTGCCGCAGTTTGTGGGCAAACCGCTGAGACAGGTGATCGAGTTGGCCCAGGCCGAGGGCCTGGAAGTGGACGCGCTCGGCAGCGGCGTGGCGCGCGAGCAGTCACCGCCGGCGGGCAGCAGGATTCCGGCGGGCGCGCATGTGGCGGTCAGGTTCGGGCGATAG
- a CDS encoding cell division protein FtsL, whose translation MAAGALNWAVPAARVWSRIKPATEVAPRRVAVTRGMPEIYFEKVIDNSRLVKVADPRRTRDMMMFAASCSLLFLMVMFYAWQHFSAVEYGYRIEQQKAQRESLVELNRELRLEEAALRDPERIDVLARRMGLQSPEVGQVQRIDNSQQEAGGPVLARYTPPAAEVATLR comes from the coding sequence ATGGCAGCCGGGGCTCTGAACTGGGCAGTACCGGCGGCGCGCGTCTGGTCGCGCATCAAGCCGGCCACCGAAGTGGCGCCGCGCCGCGTGGCGGTGACGCGCGGCATGCCGGAGATCTACTTCGAAAAAGTCATCGACAACTCGCGCCTGGTGAAGGTCGCCGACCCGCGCCGCACGCGCGACATGATGATGTTTGCCGCGTCGTGCTCGCTGCTGTTCCTGATGGTGATGTTCTACGCCTGGCAGCACTTCAGCGCGGTGGAGTACGGATACCGCATCGAGCAGCAGAAGGCGCAGCGCGAAAGCCTGGTGGAATTGAATCGCGAATTGCGGCTGGAAGAAGCGGCGCTGCGCGATCCGGAGCGCATCGACGTGCTGGCGCGGCGCATGGGCCTGCAATCGCCCGAGGTCGGACAGGTGCAGCGCATCGACAACTCGCAGCAGGAAGCAGGCGGGCCGGTGCTGGCGCGCTACACACCGCCGGCGGCGGAAGTCGCCACGCTGCGTTAA
- the rsmH gene encoding 16S rRNA (cytosine(1402)-N(4))-methyltransferase RsmH yields the protein MADEIGSGHGALEQGGHGGQGHASVLLKTAIEFLAVKRGGTYIDATVGLGGHAYEIARRLGARGRLIGFDKDSAALAIARQRLQPPAELAGEWPQIELKQASFAEVADLASDSADGLLADLGLSSMQLREAERGFSFQAEGPLDMRMDTRSERTADQAVNRLGERELADLIYEFGEERRSRRIARAIRRARPIRSTAHLAQVVSAAARPMNRRQIHPATRTFQAIRIWVNRELDDLQALLSEGAAPRVLGPGGRLVVISFHSLEDRIVKDALRHGAHQGWYRLLTKKPVTADEEEVARNPRSRSAKLRAAERV from the coding sequence ATGGCAGACGAGATTGGAAGTGGGCACGGCGCCCTCGAGCAGGGCGGGCATGGTGGGCAAGGCCATGCTTCGGTTCTTTTAAAAACGGCGATCGAATTTCTGGCCGTAAAGCGCGGTGGGACCTATATCGACGCCACGGTGGGTTTGGGCGGGCACGCGTACGAAATCGCAAGACGCCTGGGCGCACGGGGACGTTTGATTGGCTTCGATAAGGACTCAGCAGCGCTGGCCATCGCCCGCCAACGCCTACAGCCGCCCGCGGAACTGGCGGGCGAGTGGCCGCAGATCGAGCTGAAGCAGGCGAGCTTCGCGGAAGTCGCGGATCTCGCAAGCGATTCAGCCGACGGACTGCTGGCCGACCTGGGGCTGAGCTCGATGCAGCTCAGAGAGGCGGAGCGGGGATTCAGTTTTCAGGCGGAAGGGCCGCTCGACATGCGCATGGACACGCGCAGCGAGCGCACCGCCGATCAAGCGGTAAATCGGCTCGGTGAGCGCGAGCTTGCCGATCTGATTTACGAATTCGGTGAGGAAAGGAGGTCGCGGAGAATCGCCAGAGCCATTCGTCGGGCGCGGCCGATACGCAGTACGGCGCATTTAGCGCAGGTGGTATCGGCCGCGGCCCGGCCAATGAATCGCCGGCAGATTCATCCCGCGACGCGGACCTTCCAAGCAATCCGAATTTGGGTAAACCGAGAGCTGGACGACTTGCAGGCGCTGCTGAGTGAGGGCGCGGCGCCGCGCGTCCTGGGCCCGGGCGGGAGGCTGGTGGTGATCAGTTTCCACTCGCTGGAAGATCGCATTGTGAAAGACGCGCTGCGCCACGGCGCGCACCAGGGTTGGTACCGGCTGCTGACGAAAAAGCCGGTAACCGCCGACGAGGAAGAAGTGGCGCGGAACCCGCGCTCGCGCAGCGCCAAGCTGCGAGCGGCGGAGAGAGTTTAG
- a CDS encoding division/cell wall cluster transcriptional repressor MraZ, with protein sequence MFRGNHPTRVDEKGRLKVPAEFKRVVDEKYGNQFYITSLDGKSALVYPFEEWQRIEEKLNRLSTFNPTKKKFLNRTNYYGQVVEMDGQGRLLIPALLRDAAELKGEAAVLGQLSYLEVRNMEAFRKEIAENPFTAEDEKTLDDLGI encoded by the coding sequence ATGTTTCGCGGCAACCATCCAACCCGCGTAGACGAAAAGGGCAGGCTGAAGGTGCCGGCCGAGTTCAAGCGCGTGGTGGACGAGAAATACGGCAATCAGTTCTACATCACCAGCCTGGATGGCAAAAGTGCCTTGGTGTATCCCTTCGAGGAGTGGCAGCGCATCGAGGAGAAGCTGAACCGGCTCTCCACCTTCAATCCCACCAAGAAGAAATTCCTCAACCGGACGAACTACTACGGGCAGGTGGTGGAAATGGACGGGCAGGGTCGGCTGCTGATTCCGGCGCTGCTGCGCGATGCGGCCGAACTGAAGGGCGAAGCGGCGGTGCTGGGCCAGTTGAGCTATCTGGAAGTGCGCAACATGGAGGCCTTCCGCAAGGAGATCGCTGAGAACCCGTTCACGGCCGAGGATGAGAAGACTCTGGACGATCTGGGGATCTAG
- a CDS encoding response regulator: MKPPGAINGSRSLLIVDDEPSVTLTLKLIFEREGYSVVAAYSCAEALMLFANGHRYDAVITDLNMERDDIGLEVVRSAQTLDPRPVIVICTGYANVENATQALELRVDYLATKPVDLEELIGALRRLISRRAAARGSK, translated from the coding sequence ATGAAACCGCCCGGAGCCATCAACGGAAGCCGGTCGCTGCTGATCGTGGATGACGAGCCCAGCGTCACCCTGACGCTGAAGCTGATCTTCGAGCGCGAGGGCTACAGCGTGGTCGCAGCCTACAGTTGCGCCGAAGCCCTCATGCTGTTTGCCAACGGCCATCGCTATGACGCCGTCATTACCGACCTGAACATGGAGCGCGACGACATCGGCCTGGAGGTCGTGCGCAGCGCGCAGACGCTCGATCCGCGGCCGGTAATCGTCATCTGCACCGGTTATGCCAACGTCGAGAACGCGACGCAGGCGCTGGAGCTGCGCGTGGACTACCTGGCCACGAAGCCGGTGGACCTGGAAGAGCTGATCGGCGCGTTGCGGCGCCTGATCTCGAGGCGCGCGGCGGCGCGAGGAAGCAAATGA